A DNA window from Paralichthys olivaceus isolate ysfri-2021 chromosome 3, ASM2471397v2, whole genome shotgun sequence contains the following coding sequences:
- the fam174c gene encoding protein FAM174C, which yields MTSCPLLPVLLPVLLPTCCLVLAVFVSGGSGGSTAAPRPSSSNSSRVNSTLSGAPLSSFTVDSSMIQRSLYVLIGVSMVGVLYFLVRAVRLKKPIQRKKYGLLLNESVEMEEVETDEDDTLFEARSLRR from the exons ATGACCTCCTGTCCGCTCCTCCCGGTGCTCCTCCCGGTTCTCCTCCCGACCTGCTGCCTGGTGCTGGCGGTGTTTGTGAGCGGAGGCTCCGGCGGCAGCACCGCGGCTCCCCGGCCCTCCAGCTCTAACTCCAGCCGGGTCAACTCCACCCTGAGCGGGGCTCCGCTGAGCAGCTTCACCGTGGACAGCTCCATGATCCAGAGGAGCCTGTACGTCCTCATCGGGGTCTCCATGGTCGGGGTCCTGTACTTCCTGGTCCGAGCCGTGAG gctGAAGAAACCCATCCAGAGGAAGAAATATGGTTTGTTGCTCAACGAGTcggtggagatggaggaggtggagactgACGAGGACGACACACTGTTCGAGGCTCGCAGCCTCCGCAG aTGA